Part of the Synechococcus sp. HK01-R genome is shown below.
ATCACCACCATCAGATCAAGGGGTTCATCCACCAGGGAGAACATGGCGTCCTGCCGCTCCTGGGTGGCATCACAAATGGTGTTGAAGGCGAGAAAGTGCTCGTTGAGGTGGGCCGGTCCGTATTTGCTGAGCATCGTGCGTTCGAACAGCCGACCGATCTCCTCGGTTTCGCTCTTGAGCATCGTGGTTTGGTTGGCGACCCCCAGGCGCTCCAGGTCGCGATCGGGGTCAAAGCCTGGTGAACAGGCCTTGGCGAAGCGAGCCATAAAGGCGTCCCGATCGCCCTGACCGAGGATGTAATCGGCCACCATGCGGGCTTCCTCGAGATCGAGGACCACCAGATAGGTGCCGGCGAAGGAGCTGGTGGCGAGGGTTTCCTCGTGCTTCACCTTGCCGTGAATGATGGACGTGAAGGCCTGTTTCTTGTGCTTCTCCACGGTCGTCCACACCTTGGAGACCCACGGACAGGTGGTGTCCACGATGTGGCAGCCCCGTTCATTGAGCAGCTGCATCTCCTGCACCGTCGCACCGAAGGCCGGCAGGATCACCACGTCTCCTGAGGCCACTTCGGAAAAGTCCTTCACCCCTTCATCCACCGGGATGAACTGCACATTCATGTCGCGCAGGTGGTCATTGACCGAGGGGTTGTGAATGATCTCGTTCGTGATCCACAGCCGTTCACTTGGATAGTGCCGACGGGTTTCGTAGGCCATGGCCACCGCCCGTTCCACGCCCCAACAGAATCCGAAGGCTTCGGCTAGTCGCACCGTCAGTCGGCCGTGGTTGAGGCGGTAATCGTTGTCGCGGATCGAGCCGATTAGGCCACTTTGGTAAGCCTGCTCCAGGCTGCCGGCCACCTCCTCGGCGCGACCGAAGCCCCGACGGTTGTAGCGATCGGAGTGATGCAGAGAGCGCTTGAAGGCGTGGGTATCCATGGCGCGACGTCGGCGGTGGGATGACTCTATGGGTCCAAAACAAAACCCGACCCCCTGAGGGGTCGGGTCGGAACGCCCAGGAGGCTGAGCCAAGCGGTCTTAGTTGCCGGCTGAAGCGAAATCGGGATAGGCCTCCATCCCGTGCTCACCGATGTCGAGACCTTCGATCTCTTCCTTCTCAGTG
Proteins encoded:
- a CDS encoding 4-hydroxy-3-methylbut-2-enyl diphosphate reductase; its protein translation is MDTHAFKRSLHHSDRYNRRGFGRAEEVAGSLEQAYQSGLIGSIRDNDYRLNHGRLTVRLAEAFGFCWGVERAVAMAYETRRHYPSERLWITNEIIHNPSVNDHLRDMNVQFIPVDEGVKDFSEVASGDVVILPAFGATVQEMQLLNERGCHIVDTTCPWVSKVWTTVEKHKKQAFTSIIHGKVKHEETLATSSFAGTYLVVLDLEEARMVADYILGQGDRDAFMARFAKACSPGFDPDRDLERLGVANQTTMLKSETEEIGRLFERTMLSKYGPAHLNEHFLAFNTICDATQERQDAMFSLVDEPLDLMVVIGGYNSSNTTHLQEIAISRGIRSFHIDTPERIDADNSIEHKPLGQDLVREQNFLPDGPVKVGITSGASTPDRVVEHVIQRLIALSER